One segment of Tenrec ecaudatus isolate mTenEca1 chromosome 1, mTenEca1.hap1, whole genome shotgun sequence DNA contains the following:
- the TRIM15 gene encoding LOW QUALITY PROTEIN: E3 ubiquitin-protein ligase TRIM15 (The sequence of the model RefSeq protein was modified relative to this genomic sequence to represent the inferred CDS: inserted 1 base in 1 codon; deleted 1 base in 1 codon; substituted 1 base at 1 genomic stop codon) → MLSTSSLKIARERATCPACTGSLKDAVTLACGHTFCQRCLLRPSLMGACHSTRVLLCPVCQQKERPENPMVPLPLGPLGETYCEEHGEKVYFFCENDMEFLCVLCREGPSHQAHTMGFLDEAIQPYRERLLSRLRALNTQRDEIENVKCREDQKLQVLLSHMVTKKRQVKEAFGRLQQELGIQQQHLLARLTALERQIGEEREEYILKVSEEAVQLGAQVKTLEQKCQQSANEFLKDVRVNQSRCETKPFVSPEVISPNLVSKIRSLHRKILPLSDMMSKFSENLMLHLETDSGAVTLDPQMACENLVISQDWKTVKCTGQTWNVPDGSLRSXGLPMVLGSPGFSSGCHCWLVEVHMGPGEDCAFRVALEVVRRKGDMGLTTEDGVWAMVFQEQQCWASTIPGLDLSLGXTPCCVGITLDYDSGTFTFSTAFPGMVFPFFTLWKQGSSLALKKVDAQWGGHLSYPGHHVTLLGSLSQRL, encoded by the exons ATGCTCTCCACCTCTTCCTTGAAGATAGCCCGAGAGAGGGCTACTTGCCCTGCGTGCACGGGGTCCCTGAAAGATGCAGTAACTTTGGCCTGCGGACACACCTTCTGCCAGCGCTGCCTCCTGCGGCCCTCCCTGATGGGGGCCTGCCACTCCACCAGAGTCCTGCTCTGCCCCGTCTGCCAGCAGAAGGAGCGGCCGGAGAACCCCATGGTCCCTTTGCCCCTCGGCCCTCTGGGGGAGACCTACTGCGAGGAGCATGGGGAGAAGGTTTATTTCTTCTGCGAGAACGATATGGAGTTCCTTTGTGTGCTCTGCAGGGAGGGCCCCTCCCACCAGGCCCACACCATGGGCTTCCTTGATGAGGCCATACAGCCTTACCGG GAACGTCTCCTGAGTCGCCTGAGAGCTCTGAACACACAGAGAGATGAGATTGAGAATGTGAAGTGTCGGGAAGACCAGAAGCTCCAAGTGCTTCTG TCTCACATGGTAACCAAGAAGCGGCAGGTGAAGGAAGCTTTTGGGAGGCTCCAGCAGGAGCTGGGGATACAGCAGCAACACTTGCTGGCCAGGCTGACGGCGCTGGAGCGGCAGATTGGGGAGGAGCGAGAGGAGTACATCCTGAAGGTCTCAGAGGAGGCGGTCCAGCTTGGAGCCCAAGTCAAGACCCTGGAACAAAAGTGTCAGCAGTCAGCAAATGAGTTCCTGAAA GATGTCAGAGTCAACCAGAGCAG GTGTGAGACGAAGCCTTTCGTGAGTCCAGAGGTCATTTCTCCTAACCTGGTCAGCAAGATTCGCAGTCTCCACAGGAAAATTCTCCCTCTCTCAGACATGATGAGCAAGTTCTCAG AAAACTTGATGCTTCACCTGGAAACGGATTCAG gggctGTCACCCTGGACCCTCAGATGGCCTGTGAGAACCTGGTTATCTCCCAGGACTGGAAGACTGTGAAGTGTACCGGGCAGACCTGGAATGTGCCTGATGGCTCCCTGCGTTCCTAGGGTTTGCCCATGGTGCTGGGCTCTCCGGGCTTCTCCTCTGGGTGCCACTGCTGGCTGGTGGAGGTACACATGGGGCCTGGAGAAGACTGTGCCTTCAGGGTGGCCctggaggtggtgaggaggaagggggacaTGGGCCTGACCACCGAGGATGGTGTCTGGGCCATGGTCTTCCAGGAGCAGCAGTGCTGGGCCAGCACCATTCCCGGCCTCGACCTGTCGCTGG CCACCCCATGCTGTGTGGGCATCACCCTGGATTACGACTCGGGCACCTTCACCTTCAGCACCGCGTTCCCGGGCATGGTCTTTCCTTTCTTCACCCTT TGGAAACAGGGTTCCAGCCTAGCTCTAAAGAAGGTGGATGCCCAGTGGGGTGGACACCTCTCCTACCCGGGCCATCACGTGACCTTGCTCGGCTCATTGTCCCAAA ggctgtga